A region from the Aliarcobacter thereius LMG 24486 genome encodes:
- a CDS encoding zinc transporter ZntB codes for MQIKSFRGFVLDRKSYAKEIVFEEISEYKNSENLLWLHFDYTKDDAIDWITNRSEIEDVAVDALLADETRPRMIVLKDNLLLSLRGVNLDADANPEDMKSIRLYISENLIISTSKEMILSVEEIIDELKNGIGVKSSSQFLVELTYKMIDRMDDTIEQIQDRTDYLEENIIDMKSLEFRNEILKIRRESIVLKRYLSPQKEALIKLSNEKISWIDEYQRVEIRETNDQLIRHIEELDTIRDKVILIQEELRNRLSEDINKKMYMLAIISATFLPLTFLTGLLGINVGGIPGSSNENAFLIFSVILLFVVVFQFLLFKRNKWI; via the coding sequence ATGCAGATAAAATCATTTAGAGGCTTTGTATTAGATAGAAAGTCTTATGCAAAAGAGATAGTTTTTGAAGAGATAAGCGAATATAAAAATAGTGAAAATCTTTTGTGGTTACATTTTGATTATACAAAAGATGATGCAATAGATTGGATAACAAATAGAAGTGAAATAGAAGATGTAGCAGTTGATGCACTTTTAGCAGATGAAACAAGACCTAGAATGATAGTTTTAAAAGATAATTTACTTCTATCTTTAAGAGGAGTAAATCTTGATGCAGATGCAAATCCAGAAGATATGAAATCAATTAGGCTTTATATTTCAGAAAATCTTATTATATCTACAAGTAAAGAGATGATTTTATCAGTTGAAGAGATAATTGATGAGCTTAAAAATGGAATTGGGGTTAAAAGTTCTTCTCAATTTTTAGTAGAACTTACATATAAAATGATTGATAGAATGGATGATACTATCGAGCAAATACAAGATAGGACAGATTATTTAGAAGAAAATATAATAGATATGAAAAGTCTTGAATTTAGAAATGAGATATTAAAAATAAGAAGAGAATCTATTGTTCTAAAAAGATATCTATCTCCTCAAAAAGAGGCACTAATTAAACTTTCAAATGAGAAAATATCTTGGATAGATGAGTATCAAAGAGTTGAAATAAGAGAGACAAATGATCAATTAATAAGACATATTGAGGAGCTTGATACAATTCGTGATAAAGTAATTCTAATACAAGAAGAGCTAAGAAATCGTTTAAGTGAAGATATAAATAAAAAGATGTATATGTTAGCAATCATATCAGCAACATTTTTACCACTTACTTTTTTGACAGGACTTTTGGGAATAAATGTAGGTGGAATTCCTGGTTCATCAAATGAAAATGCTTTTTTAATATTTAGTGTGATTTTGCTTTTCGTTGTTGTTTTTCAGTTTTTATTATTTAAAAGAAATAAGTGGATATAA
- a CDS encoding MFS transporter: MLFFNISAFYFFYFAAVGVYVIFLPKVLNDIGYSAFDIGIILAVAPLMKFLMPFLFLKHISLNRKMFKKALFLTVFSVSLFYLTIENFYIFMLNNAILAACLSLILPYLEVTTVTLLGRDKYGKARLFGSIGFALIALILAKVLSTPFVALHYYLAIVVLVVVFALLLLKNDFEDKLNPISDEVFSFLKYFAFWASIFFMQVSFGGFYNFFTIYELEHGLSLEIISYLWAFGVLCEILMLYFQAPILKNNLLSIIKFCVGVTALRWLLLYLYPDSLEIVFLTQAIHAFSFALFHSAVVIYLYSLYDNKKLAQQFMFGVGYGLGGFVGALVSGATYGENLFLYSAFFALLSFISIFFIKKS; this comes from the coding sequence ATGCTATTTTTTAATATCTCTGCTTTTTATTTTTTTTACTTTGCTGCTGTTGGAGTATATGTAATATTTTTACCAAAAGTACTAAATGATATTGGTTATAGTGCTTTTGATATTGGTATTATTTTAGCAGTAGCACCTTTGATGAAATTTTTAATGCCTTTTTTGTTTTTAAAACATATTAGTTTAAATAGGAAAATGTTTAAAAAAGCTCTTTTTTTAACAGTTTTTTCTGTTTCACTATTTTATTTAACAATAGAAAACTTTTATATATTTATGCTAAATAATGCAATTTTGGCAGCTTGTTTATCATTGATTTTACCCTATCTTGAAGTTACAACTGTAACTCTTTTAGGAAGAGATAAATATGGGAAAGCAAGACTTTTTGGCTCTATTGGTTTTGCACTTATAGCACTTATTTTAGCAAAAGTTTTAAGCACTCCTTTTGTAGCACTTCATTACTATTTAGCTATTGTTGTTTTAGTTGTTGTTTTTGCTTTACTTCTTTTAAAAAATGATTTTGAAGATAAATTAAATCCAATTAGTGATGAAGTTTTTTCATTTTTAAAGTATTTTGCTTTTTGGGCAAGTATATTTTTTATGCAAGTTAGTTTTGGTGGATTTTATAATTTCTTTACAATTTATGAATTAGAACACGGTTTATCTCTAGAAATCATATCTTATCTTTGGGCTTTTGGTGTTTTATGCGAAATATTAATGCTCTATTTCCAAGCTCCAATTTTGAAAAACAACCTTTTATCTATAATTAAATTTTGTGTAGGAGTAACAGCTCTTAGATGGTTACTCCTATATCTCTATCCTGATTCATTAGAAATTGTCTTTTTGACTCAAGCAATACATGCATTCTCTTTTGCACTTTTTCATAGTGCTGTTGTAATATATCTTTATTCACTATATGACAATAAAAAATTAGCACAACAATTTATGTTTGGTGTGGGATATGGTTTAGGTGGTTTTGTAGGTGCTTTAGTTTCAGGAGCTACTTATGGAGAAAATCTATTTTTATATAGTGCATTTTTTGCATTATTATCTTTTATTTCTATCTTTTTTATAAAAAAAAGTTAA
- a CDS encoding epoxyqueuosine reductase QueH, whose amino-acid sequence MLVHICCSVDSHYFLEKIKEEYKDEEIVGYFYDPNIHPYSEYRLRYLDVEFSCKKLGIKLFEGDYNLEAWLKKTKGMEELPEKGERCTVCYDFRLENSFDKAIELGHNKVTTTLLISPKKSQEKLEIIGNILSKRTGIEFVFKDYRSGIGMQMQGLRVKENNLYRQNYCGCIYGLSAQREHQKKLMDEMFSPISNQILPESIEQRLELYYKRNKLEENKINYKLIKQKILNYRLFSGKISIKNEVIPSYIFFYSLGTKKQISTKIDFEKDGIFYLNRDEVKLITINTFNKLSNSTYKSTKELMYNPLKIEDEIELRFKILKSYYDLSPIIVLDEVVDEKYDIFINSINYEDIKEEIV is encoded by the coding sequence TTGCTTGTACATATATGTTGTTCAGTTGATAGCCATTATTTTCTAGAAAAAATAAAAGAAGAGTATAAAGATGAAGAAATTGTAGGATATTTTTATGATCCTAATATTCATCCTTATAGTGAATATAGATTAAGATATTTAGATGTTGAATTCTCTTGTAAAAAGCTTGGCATAAAACTTTTTGAGGGAGATTATAATCTAGAAGCTTGGTTAAAAAAAACAAAAGGAATGGAAGAACTACCTGAAAAAGGTGAAAGATGTACAGTTTGTTATGATTTTAGGCTTGAAAATAGTTTTGATAAAGCTATTGAACTTGGACATAATAAAGTTACAACTACACTTCTAATTTCACCAAAAAAATCTCAAGAGAAATTAGAAATAATAGGTAATATTTTATCTAAGAGAACTGGAATAGAATTTGTTTTTAAAGATTATAGAAGTGGAATTGGTATGCAAATGCAAGGTTTAAGAGTAAAAGAAAACAATCTTTATAGGCAAAATTATTGTGGTTGTATATATGGCTTGAGTGCTCAAAGAGAACATCAAAAAAAACTTATGGATGAGATGTTTAGCCCAATATCAAATCAAATATTACCTGAATCAATTGAGCAAAGATTAGAGTTATATTATAAAAGAAATAAATTAGAAGAGAATAAAATAAATTATAAACTGATAAAGCAGAAAATTCTAAATTATAGACTTTTTAGTGGAAAGATTTCTATAAAAAATGAGGTAATTCCATCTTATATATTTTTTTATTCATTAGGAACGAAAAAACAAATTAGTACAAAAATTGATTTTGAAAAAGATGGAATATTTTATTTGAATCGTGATGAAGTAAAACTTATTACTATAAATACTTTTAATAAATTATCAAATTCTACTTATAAAAGTACAAAAGAGCTAATGTATAACCCTTTAAAAATAGAAGATGAGATAGAATTAAGATTTAAAATATTAAAAAGTTATTACGATTTATCACCAATTATAGTTTTAGATGAAGTAGTAGATGAAAAATATGATATTTTTATTAATAGTATAAATTATGAAGATATAAAAGAGGAGATTGTATGA
- the secG gene encoding preprotein translocase subunit SecG — MTSTLLIVQFVLAVLIVIVVLLQKSSSIGLGAYSGSNDSLFGAKGPANFLSKATMVLGIVFVINTLILGYVYNQEKNKSAVDNVKIESLIPAKPVENNSTPAPTVPEVK; from the coding sequence ATGACATCTACACTTTTAATAGTTCAGTTCGTTTTAGCAGTACTAATAGTGATTGTAGTACTACTTCAAAAAAGCTCAAGTATTGGGCTAGGAGCATATAGTGGAAGCAATGACTCTTTGTTTGGTGCAAAAGGACCAGCAAATTTCTTATCAAAAGCAACTATGGTTCTAGGTATTGTTTTTGTAATAAATACTTTAATTTTAGGTTATGTTTATAACCAAGAGAAAAATAAAAGTGCAGTTGATAATGTAAAAATAGAATCATTAATTCCAGCAAAACCAGTAGAAAACAATTCAACACCTGCCCCAACAGTACCTGAAGTAAAATAG
- the pyrE gene encoding orotate phosphoribosyltransferase, giving the protein MNIEQIYKDANALLEGHFKLSSGNHSSFYLQSAKVLEDPKTAKILAEKLAVEIKKSGIKIDAVCAPALGGLIAGFALASALDVRFIFAERVEKEMTIRRGFEVKSGERYLVCEDIITTGGSALEAAAQIIKDGGEVVAYAALANRGFCQRVGSNIERKDNCKLPLDKPLFALEDFAFEMYSPENCPMCKNGSIAIKPGSRGN; this is encoded by the coding sequence ATGAATATAGAACAAATTTACAAAGATGCAAATGCTCTATTAGAAGGACATTTTAAATTAAGCAGTGGAAATCACTCATCATTTTATCTTCAAAGTGCAAAGGTTTTGGAAGACCCAAAAACTGCTAAAATTTTAGCAGAGAAACTTGCAGTTGAAATAAAAAAATCTGGTATTAAAATTGATGCTGTTTGTGCTCCTGCTCTTGGTGGACTTATTGCTGGTTTCGCTTTAGCAAGTGCTTTAGATGTAAGATTTATTTTTGCAGAAAGAGTTGAAAAAGAGATGACAATCAGAAGAGGATTTGAAGTAAAATCTGGTGAGAGATATCTTGTTTGTGAAGATATTATTACAACTGGTGGAAGTGCTTTAGAAGCAGCTGCTCAAATCATAAAAGATGGTGGAGAAGTTGTAGCTTATGCAGCTTTAGCAAATAGAGGTTTTTGTCAAAGAGTTGGAAGTAATATTGAAAGAAAAGATAATTGTAAACTACCTTTAGATAAACCACTTTTTGCTTTAGAAGATTTTGCATTTGAGATGTATAGTCCAGAAAACTGTCCTATGTGCAAAAATGGAAGTATTGCTATAAAACCTGGTAGCCGAGGGAACTAA
- the fabZ gene encoding 3-hydroxyacyl-ACP dehydratase FabZ, giving the protein MFDIMQIQEILPHRYPLLLVDRITDMEAGKTIKGYKNISISEPAFQGHFPGHPIYPGVMILEGMAQCGGVLALKSAGLSDEELKSKVIYFMSIDKAKFRNPVRPGDRLDYELTAIKMKSTLMVFEGKAYIDGKLTAEAEFKAMIVDK; this is encoded by the coding sequence ATGTTTGATATTATGCAAATTCAAGAGATTTTACCACATAGGTACCCTTTACTTTTAGTGGATAGAATTACTGATATGGAAGCTGGTAAGACAATAAAAGGTTATAAAAATATATCTATTTCAGAACCAGCATTTCAAGGTCATTTTCCAGGGCATCCAATTTATCCAGGTGTTATGATTCTTGAAGGAATGGCTCAATGTGGAGGAGTTTTGGCTCTAAAGAGTGCTGGATTAAGTGATGAAGAGCTAAAAAGTAAAGTTATCTATTTTATGAGTATTGATAAAGCTAAATTCAGAAATCCAGTTCGTCCAGGAGATAGATTAGATTATGAATTAACAGCTATCAAAATGAAAAGTACTTTAATGGTATTTGAAGGAAAAGCATATATAGATGGAAAACTTACAGCTGAAGCTGAATTTAAAGCAATGATAGTAGATAAATAA
- a CDS encoding Bax inhibitor-1/YccA family protein, which translates to MYNRDYLTDNSSSHSNESSQAYLISFLKATYQLFAGSLLAATAGAYIGLGLVHFIAGPMMWVLFAIELALIFFVIPRVKHTPGVNLAVLFAFTFITGLTIAPLLTSIFAMPGGASIVGQAFLMTSIAFGGISMFAMTTKKDFSFMGKFLFIALIIMIVAGISNIFIQSSMMQLVIASAGALLFSAFILYDTQNIIKGNYDSPVEAALSLYLDFFNLFISLLQILGIMKNNE; encoded by the coding sequence ATGTACAATAGAGATTATTTAACTGATAATTCATCTTCACATTCAAACGAGTCTTCACAGGCTTATTTAATTAGCTTTTTAAAAGCTACATATCAACTATTTGCTGGTTCATTATTAGCTGCTACTGCAGGAGCTTATATTGGTTTAGGTTTAGTTCACTTTATAGCAGGTCCAATGATGTGGGTACTTTTTGCTATTGAGTTAGCTTTAATATTTTTCGTAATTCCAAGAGTAAAACATACTCCAGGTGTAAATCTTGCAGTTTTATTTGCATTTACATTTATTACAGGTCTTACAATTGCTCCACTATTAACATCAATTTTTGCAATGCCAGGTGGTGCTTCAATTGTTGGTCAAGCATTTTTAATGACTTCAATTGCTTTTGGTGGAATTTCAATGTTTGCAATGACAACTAAAAAAGATTTCTCATTTATGGGTAAATTTTTGTTTATTGCACTAATTATAATGATTGTTGCTGGTATTTCAAATATCTTTATTCAATCTTCAATGATGCAATTAGTAATTGCAAGTGCAGGAGCTCTTCTGTTTTCAGCATTTATTCTTTACGATACACAAAATATTATTAAAGGAAATTACGATTCTCCAGTTGAAGCTGCATTGTCTCTATATTTAGATTTCTTTAATCTATTTATATCATTACTTCAAATATTAGGAATTATGAAAAACAATGAGTAA
- the lpxA gene encoding acyl-ACP--UDP-N-acetylglucosamine O-acyltransferase, translated as MSNIHKTAIIEDGAILGQNVIIGAYTIIGKNVKIGDGTIVDSNSLITGKTTIGKNNHIFSHASIGSIPQDLKFNPSDDVELIIGDNNRIREFTLFNPGTIGGGAVTKIGNNNLFMGYTHVAHDCIIGDNCIFANGVTLAGHVEVDDFAVVGGLTPVHQFCKIGTQAMIGGASAVAQDIPPFCLAEGNKATIRGLNLVGLRRRLENKEDINDLKSAYRLLFASGKPLQEVAKELFETSKNELVKELAGFVINTKRGIPFERTVKSENE; from the coding sequence ATGAGTAATATTCATAAAACAGCCATAATAGAAGATGGTGCAATTTTAGGACAAAATGTAATAATTGGTGCATATACCATAATAGGAAAAAATGTAAAAATAGGAGATGGAACGATTGTTGATTCTAACTCATTAATTACAGGTAAAACAACTATTGGTAAAAATAATCATATATTTTCTCATGCATCAATTGGTTCAATACCTCAAGACTTAAAATTTAATCCAAGCGATGATGTTGAGTTAATAATTGGTGACAATAACAGAATAAGAGAATTTACTTTGTTTAATCCAGGAACTATTGGTGGTGGAGCAGTTACAAAGATTGGAAACAATAATTTATTTATGGGTTATACACACGTAGCACATGATTGCATTATTGGAGATAATTGTATTTTTGCAAATGGAGTTACTCTTGCAGGACATGTTGAAGTTGATGATTTTGCTGTTGTTGGTGGACTAACTCCCGTTCATCAATTTTGTAAAATTGGAACTCAAGCTATGATTGGTGGTGCTAGTGCAGTTGCACAAGATATTCCACCTTTTTGTTTGGCAGAAGGAAATAAAGCTACAATTAGAGGTTTAAATTTAGTTGGTTTAAGAAGAAGATTAGAAAACAAAGAAGATATTAATGATTTAAAAAGTGCATATAGATTACTTTTTGCTTCAGGTAAACCACTTCAAGAAGTAGCAAAAGAACTATTTGAGACAAGTAAAAATGAATTAGTAAAAGAGTTAGCAGGTTTTGTAATAAATACAAAAAGAGGAATACCTTTTGAAAGAACAGTAAAGAGTGAAAATGAGTAA
- a CDS encoding methyltransferase, which translates to MKSKNQFSKYANEYKSNNIIQQICAKSLVREIKSNPKTILELGCGSGQIFSNISWGFDKYLAIDASKDMCELHPKSKNLEVKCFDFDSEEFFNEINKYKFDMVLSSSALQWSSNLSKIVENLSYITKEINAVLFTSNTFKTIQNITNTKSPILDEESIKEAFNKYYECKFELITYKLEFDSKKELFSYIKKSGVSSSATLSFENAKKLYKEYDLNYLEFEVIFIKAIKD; encoded by the coding sequence ATGAAAAGTAAAAATCAATTCAGTAAATATGCAAATGAGTATAAATCAAATAATATAATTCAACAAATTTGTGCAAAATCATTAGTTAGAGAAATCAAATCAAATCCAAAAACTATTTTAGAACTTGGTTGTGGAAGTGGACAGATATTTTCAAATATATCTTGGGGATTTGATAAATATTTAGCAATAGATGCTTCAAAAGATATGTGTGAACTTCATCCAAAAAGTAAAAATCTTGAGGTAAAATGTTTTGATTTTGATAGTGAAGAGTTTTTTAATGAGATAAATAAATATAAATTTGATATGGTTTTATCTTCATCTGCACTTCAATGGTCAAGTAATCTTTCAAAAATAGTTGAAAACTTATCATATATAACAAAAGAGATAAATGCAGTTTTATTTACATCAAATACATTTAAAACTATTCAAAATATAACAAATACAAAATCACCAATATTAGATGAAGAAAGTATTAAAGAAGCATTCAATAAATATTATGAATGTAAATTTGAACTTATAACTTATAAATTAGAGTTTGATTCAAAAAAAGAGTTATTTTCTTATATTAAAAAATCAGGTGTAAGTTCAAGTGCAACACTATCATTTGAAAATGCTAAAAAGTTATATAAAGAGTATGATTTAAATTATTTAGAATTTGAGGTTATATTTATAAAAGCAATAAAAGACTAG
- the lpxB gene encoding lipid-A-disaccharide synthase produces MKILVSAMETSSNVHLKELKKYLPNDIEFVGVFDKELGKPLYDLSSLAIMGIIDALKKLRFFFKLRDEMVDLAKDCDKVLLLDSSGFNLPLAKKLREKYPKKEIIYYILPQAWAWKKGRVKVLEDTCTKLCSILPFEKNIYTKKEKITYVGHPLLDEIKNFKEKQIDSNKIIFMPGSRKTEIRNLMPIFKKLIEKIPNKEYILVVPEKFDNKYIKENYGDISSFSISKNSHEALYEAEYAFICSGTATLEASLIGTPFTLAYIAKKLDFFIGRTFVKLPYVGLANIFFEKMGRKALHSEFLQDEVTVENLLNDYNTFNRNDFFDNSKILRNYLIEGSSENVAKIIKN; encoded by the coding sequence ATGAAGATTTTGGTAAGTGCTATGGAAACATCATCAAATGTACATTTAAAAGAGTTAAAGAAATATCTGCCAAATGATATTGAATTTGTAGGAGTTTTCGATAAAGAGTTAGGGAAGCCATTGTATGATTTAAGTTCATTAGCAATCATGGGAATAATTGATGCTTTGAAAAAACTTAGGTTTTTCTTTAAACTAAGAGATGAAATGGTTGATTTAGCAAAAGATTGTGACAAGGTTCTTTTGCTTGATAGTTCAGGTTTTAATCTTCCTTTAGCAAAAAAGTTAAGAGAAAAATATCCAAAGAAAGAGATTATTTACTATATATTACCACAAGCTTGGGCATGGAAAAAAGGAAGAGTAAAAGTTTTGGAAGATACTTGTACAAAATTATGTTCAATATTGCCTTTTGAAAAAAATATATATACAAAAAAAGAGAAAATAACTTATGTAGGTCATCCATTATTAGATGAAATAAAAAACTTTAAAGAAAAACAGATAGATTCTAATAAAATTATTTTTATGCCAGGAAGTAGAAAAACAGAGATAAGAAACCTTATGCCAATTTTTAAAAAGCTTATAGAAAAAATTCCAAATAAAGAGTACATATTGGTTGTTCCTGAAAAGTTTGATAATAAATATATAAAAGAGAACTATGGAGATATTAGTTCTTTTTCTATATCAAAGAACTCTCATGAAGCTCTATATGAAGCAGAATATGCATTTATTTGTAGTGGAACAGCAACACTTGAAGCATCTCTTATTGGTACTCCATTTACTTTAGCTTATATTGCAAAGAAATTAGATTTCTTTATAGGAAGAACTTTTGTTAAGTTACCATATGTTGGTTTAGCAAATATATTTTTTGAGAAAATGGGAAGAAAAGCACTTCATAGTGAATTTTTACAAGATGAAGTAACAGTTGAAAATCTTTTAAATGATTATAATACTTTCAATAGAAATGATTTTTTTGATAATTCTAAAATTCTAAGAAATTATTTAATTGAGGGAAGTTCAGAAAATGTTGCTAAGATTATAAAAAACTAA
- a CDS encoding tryptophanase has product MGKIKFFSGENIPLEMHKVRIVQKLNLPCIEDRLKFIQEAGNNTFLLNNRDVFMDMLTDSGVNAMSDNQQSAMLIADDSYAGSETFTRLEKTLEDIFQTKYFLPAHQGRACENILAQVFVEKGTVVPMNYHFTTTMAHIVLNGGSIEEIVIDEGIKVTSKHPFKGNMDLDKLRAVIKSYGKDKVAFVRMEAGTNLIGGQPFSLQNLKDVKKICEENNLLLILDASLLSDNLHFIKQREEACKNMSIKEITQEMISLCDVTYFSARKLGFSRGGGICTNNKNLYMKMRELVTLYEGFLTYGGMSVREMEALRIGLEETMDEDIIGQGPLFIEYMVNELDKKGVPVITPAGGLGCHINAMEFVKHLPQSQYPAGALASALYIVSGVRGMERGSLSEQRDENGNEVFSNMELLRLAMPRRVFTLSQVKYAIDRIEWLYKNKELIGGLKFVEEPKTLRFFFGRLEATSNWQDELVKAFRKDFPDSL; this is encoded by the coding sequence ATGGGAAAAATTAAATTTTTTAGTGGTGAGAATATTCCTTTAGAAATGCATAAAGTAAGAATTGTTCAAAAGTTAAATTTACCTTGTATTGAAGATAGATTGAAGTTTATACAAGAAGCAGGAAACAATACTTTTTTACTAAATAATAGAGATGTATTTATGGATATGCTTACAGATAGTGGTGTAAATGCAATGAGTGACAATCAACAATCTGCTATGCTTATTGCTGATGATAGTTATGCAGGAAGTGAAACATTTACAAGATTGGAAAAAACTTTAGAAGATATTTTCCAAACAAAATATTTTTTACCAGCTCACCAAGGAAGAGCTTGTGAAAATATATTAGCTCAAGTATTTGTAGAAAAAGGAACTGTTGTTCCAATGAACTATCACTTTACAACAACAATGGCTCATATTGTACTAAATGGTGGTTCTATTGAAGAGATTGTTATTGATGAAGGTATCAAAGTTACAAGTAAACATCCATTCAAAGGAAATATGGACTTAGATAAATTAAGAGCTGTAATTAAATCTTATGGCAAAGATAAAGTTGCTTTTGTAAGAATGGAAGCTGGTACAAACTTAATTGGTGGACAACCATTCTCTTTACAAAATCTAAAAGATGTTAAAAAAATCTGTGAAGAGAATAATCTTTTACTTATTTTAGATGCTAGTTTATTATCTGATAATTTACATTTTATAAAACAAAGAGAAGAAGCTTGTAAAAATATGAGTATAAAAGAGATTACACAAGAGATGATATCACTTTGTGATGTTACATATTTTTCTGCTAGAAAACTAGGTTTCTCAAGAGGTGGTGGAATTTGTACAAATAACAAAAATTTATATATGAAAATGAGAGAACTAGTAACATTATATGAAGGTTTCTTAACATATGGTGGAATGTCTGTTAGAGAGATGGAAGCACTTAGAATTGGTCTTGAAGAAACTATGGATGAAGATATTATAGGTCAAGGTCCTTTATTTATTGAATATATGGTAAATGAACTTGATAAAAAAGGTGTTCCTGTAATAACTCCAGCTGGTGGTTTAGGTTGTCATATAAATGCTATGGAATTTGTAAAACATCTTCCTCAATCGCAATATCCAGCTGGGGCATTAGCAAGTGCTTTATATATTGTAAGTGGTGTAAGAGGAATGGAAAGAGGTAGCTTATCTGAGCAAAGAGATGAAAATGGAAATGAAGTTTTCTCAAATATGGAGCTACTAAGACTTGCAATGCCAAGAAGAGTGTTTACACTTTCTCAAGTTAAATATGCTATTGATAGAATAGAATGGCTTTATAAAAACAAAGAGCTAATTGGTGGTTTAAAATTTGTTGAAGAGCCAAAAACTCTAAGATTTTTCTTTGGAAGACTTGAAGCTACATCAAACTGGCAAGATGAATTAGTAAAAGCATTTAGAAAAGATTTTCCAGATAGCTTATAA
- the frr gene encoding ribosome recycling factor: MLEEIYSQTKEQMEKSIDSLKRDYKTLRTGKVNVNILDNIKVDYYGTMTDLSQVGSVLATDATTITINPWEKNLLGLIEKAIQTANIGVNPNNNGESIKLFFPPMTVEQRQETAKQAKVMTDNAKVAIRNIRQNANTKVKNLLKDKEITEDDNKKAQDEIQKITDGFVAKADETLKAKEKEILTV, from the coding sequence ATGTTAGAAGAGATTTATTCACAAACAAAAGAGCAAATGGAGAAATCTATTGATTCTTTGAAAAGAGATTACAAAACTTTAAGAACAGGTAAAGTAAATGTAAATATTTTAGATAATATCAAAGTTGATTATTATGGAACTATGACGGATTTAAGTCAAGTTGGTTCAGTTTTAGCAACTGATGCTACAACGATTACAATAAACCCTTGGGAAAAAAATCTTTTAGGTCTTATTGAAAAAGCTATTCAAACAGCTAATATTGGGGTTAATCCAAATAACAATGGAGAATCTATAAAACTATTTTTTCCTCCAATGACTGTTGAACAAAGACAAGAAACTGCGAAACAAGCAAAAGTTATGACAGATAATGCAAAAGTTGCTATTAGAAATATTAGACAAAATGCAAATACAAAAGTTAAAAATCTTTTAAAAGATAAAGAGATTACAGAAGATGATAACAAAAAAGCACAAGATGAAATTCAAAAAATAACTGATGGTTTTGTTGCAAAAGCAGATGAAACTCTAAAAGCAAAAGAGAAAGAAATTTTAACGGTATAA
- a CDS encoding RDD family protein: MAKWRDVKQKRLDKTLFEKNSPKHNPTNLASVSQRFKAFLTDSFLVTTPIMYIVIYLIMGGGEGFSLNRSLGWSIILFATFVIIGIFWLKNGQTPGLKAYNIKLVDAKTEDRISVFQAFIRFFSTLFAIILFAPMFFVFFNKNKKTFQDIVSNTKIIIEK, from the coding sequence ATGGCAAAATGGAGAGATGTAAAACAAAAAAGATTAGATAAAACTCTTTTTGAAAAGAACTCTCCAAAACATAATCCTACAAATCTAGCATCTGTTTCTCAAAGATTTAAAGCCTTTTTAACTGATTCATTTTTAGTTACAACTCCTATTATGTATATTGTTATTTATCTAATTATGGGTGGAGGAGAAGGCTTTTCTTTAAATAGATCTCTTGGTTGGAGTATTATTCTATTTGCTACTTTTGTAATAATAGGAATATTTTGGCTTAAGAATGGTCAAACTCCTGGGTTAAAAGCTTATAATATAAAACTTGTAGATGCAAAAACTGAAGATAGAATTTCTGTTTTTCAAGCATTTATAAGATTTTTTTCTACACTATTTGCAATAATTTTATTTGCTCCAATGTTTTTTGTATTTTTTAATAAAAACAAAAAAACTTTTCAAGATATAGTTTCAAATACAAAAATCATTATTGAAAAATAA